The Pirellulaceae bacterium genome includes a region encoding these proteins:
- a CDS encoding thermonuclease family protein, whose amino-acid sequence MAQFDPPKPLNRTQWFGRVSQLFSNGWPLTLIPIGLLSFVFYLGCEEIARQPPEAPKTSDNNRFSEKLYLNPQLLVESFLLTEDHGHRWRFSEGTFVLESLGKPLPEKLSVQLLDEPSDDYRIAGDWKLNATRDRLLLSDLSTDLGTPRELTELPIATIGTDRIELGGVDYLYSESLPLREILPEQVYTARVVEFERGDTVRVRDEEGEIKLLRLFGVACPRVGQPFGSEAVEFGNEKTAGAEIYVKVFGVDENGRQIAQVWVAHLRYLNMELLDAGLAWHDKRSDDEWIFATAEDDARHQGKGLWSRSVPVPPWRWSDGKNRNDPQALDKSINGSDDDHHGADR is encoded by the coding sequence ATGGCCCAATTCGACCCGCCTAAGCCCCTCAATCGAACTCAATGGTTTGGACGAGTTTCTCAGCTGTTTTCAAACGGTTGGCCGCTGACGCTCATTCCGATCGGATTGTTGAGTTTTGTATTCTATTTGGGCTGTGAAGAGATTGCCCGCCAACCGCCGGAGGCGCCAAAAACATCTGACAACAATCGTTTCAGCGAGAAGTTGTATTTGAATCCGCAACTTTTGGTCGAATCGTTTCTACTGACCGAAGACCATGGGCACCGTTGGCGTTTCAGTGAAGGCACTTTCGTTCTGGAGAGTTTAGGAAAGCCTTTGCCGGAAAAACTGAGCGTGCAATTGCTGGACGAACCTTCCGACGATTATCGCATTGCCGGTGATTGGAAATTGAATGCGACGCGAGATCGTCTGCTGTTGTCCGACCTATCGACAGATCTGGGAACACCCCGCGAATTGACTGAATTGCCGATCGCCACGATCGGCACCGATCGAATTGAGCTTGGTGGGGTCGACTATTTGTATTCCGAGTCATTGCCATTGCGAGAGATCTTACCGGAGCAGGTCTACACGGCCCGCGTGGTGGAATTTGAACGGGGGGATACCGTTCGAGTGCGCGATGAAGAAGGCGAGATCAAGCTGTTGCGTTTGTTCGGTGTTGCCTGTCCACGAGTCGGTCAGCCATTTGGTTCAGAAGCCGTCGAATTTGGCAACGAAAAAACAGCTGGCGCCGAGATCTACGTAAAAGTCTTTGGTGTCGACGAAAATGGGCGGCAGATTGCCCAAGTTTGGGTAGCACATCTTCGCTATTTGAATATGGAATTGCTCGACGCGGGATTGGCGTGGCACGATAAGCGGAGCGACGACGAGTGGATTTTTGCGACGGCGGAAGATGATGCCCGGCATCAGGGCAAAGGACTTTGGTCGAGATCAGTTCCTGTGCCGCCGTGGCGTTGGTCAGACGGAAAGAATCGCAATGATCCGCAAGCTCTAGACAAAAGCATCAACGGAAGCGATGACGACCATCATGGCGCCGACCGCTAA
- the galE gene encoding UDP-glucose 4-epimerase GalE — MRILVTGGAGYVGSHTARLLEQSGHQVWVFDNLFAGHRQAVTLGRLIEGDLNQQVEIESALKEHQIEAVFHFAAFALVGESVAHPDRYYRNNVVCTLNLLEAMRAVGVTQIVFSSTTATYGVPDAIPITEDETQQPINPYGFTKLVIEHALADYAHAYGFGYAALRYFNAAGASPCGKIGEDHDPESHLIPIVLQVALGQREHISIFGADYPTPDGTCIRDYIHVDDLAQAHLKALERLEPSTGIQLNLGTGRGNSVREIIDACRRVTGHPIPEVRAERRPGDPPELVANSTRAMKLLGWQPEYTVIEPIVETAWNWHRTHPHGFDG; from the coding sequence ATGAGAATACTTGTAACGGGTGGGGCCGGTTATGTTGGCTCGCACACCGCTCGTCTGTTGGAGCAGTCGGGACATCAAGTCTGGGTCTTTGACAATCTCTTCGCGGGCCATCGCCAGGCCGTTACTCTCGGTCGCCTGATTGAAGGCGACTTGAATCAGCAGGTCGAAATCGAGTCAGCGTTAAAAGAGCACCAGATTGAAGCCGTCTTTCATTTTGCCGCATTCGCACTCGTTGGCGAATCGGTCGCACATCCCGATCGTTACTACCGAAACAATGTTGTTTGTACCCTGAATCTTTTAGAAGCGATGCGCGCGGTGGGTGTCACTCAAATTGTGTTTTCCAGCACCACAGCGACTTATGGGGTGCCGGATGCGATTCCGATAACCGAAGACGAGACACAGCAACCGATCAATCCCTATGGATTTACCAAGTTGGTGATTGAGCACGCTTTGGCCGACTATGCCCATGCCTATGGATTTGGCTATGCGGCGCTAAGATATTTCAATGCTGCTGGCGCTTCCCCGTGCGGTAAGATTGGTGAAGATCATGACCCTGAATCGCATTTGATCCCGATCGTGCTGCAGGTTGCACTGGGCCAACGCGAGCACATTTCGATTTTTGGTGCGGATTATCCAACCCCGGACGGAACCTGCATTCGCGACTACATTCACGTGGATGATCTCGCACAAGCCCATTTGAAGGCCCTTGAACGCCTCGAACCGTCAACAGGAATTCAATTGAATCTTGGTACAGGACGCGGCAACAGTGTTCGAGAAATTATTGATGCCTGTCGGCGCGTGACGGGCCATCCGATTCCAGAAGTCCGCGCCGAGCGGCGTCCAGGGGATCCACCCGAACTGGTCGCTAATTCCACACGAGCCATGAAATTACTCGGTTGGCAACCGGAATACACAGTGATTGAGCCAATTGTTGAAACGGCTTGGAACTGGCATCGGACTCACCCTCATGGCTTTGATGGTTAG
- a CDS encoding DUF456 domain-containing protein, with protein MGAIWVYYLSVVLLILANLSSWCLTLLTLPGNWLIVGFTAIFAWLFPADTGNGVSWTTVGILIALAVVGEIIEAVTGAAGAAKQGGSRRSVILSVAGAIVGSLGGAIIGLPVPIIGSAIAAVFGGSIGAFAGALAGESWKGRSLEHGIAIGQAAFMGRILGTAGKLAVGAMMVVIASVDAFV; from the coding sequence ATGGGAGCAATTTGGGTCTATTACCTGTCAGTGGTTCTTTTGATCCTTGCCAATCTTTCAAGTTGGTGCCTGACCCTGCTCACGCTGCCTGGAAATTGGCTAATCGTTGGATTCACGGCTATTTTCGCTTGGCTATTCCCGGCAGACACAGGAAACGGCGTGAGCTGGACGACGGTTGGCATCCTGATTGCGCTCGCTGTCGTCGGCGAGATTATCGAAGCTGTGACTGGAGCGGCTGGAGCGGCCAAACAAGGAGGCAGTCGCCGCAGCGTGATCCTGTCGGTTGCTGGTGCGATCGTCGGCAGTCTTGGCGGCGCTATCATCGGTCTCCCCGTCCCGATCATCGGGTCAGCGATTGCCGCTGTTTTCGGTGGCTCAATTGGCGCTTTTGCTGGAGCACTCGCAGGTGAGTCCTGGAAGGGACGTTCCCTTGAACACGGTATCGCAATCGGACAAGCCGCTTTCATGGGAAGGATTTTGGGTACTGCCGGAAAATTAGCGGTCGGCGCCATGATGGTCGTCATCGCTTCCGTTGATGCTTTTGTCTAG
- a CDS encoding ABC transporter ATP-binding protein: protein MALIELADVRKIYQLGEVQVSALAGVTLDIESGEYLSLIGPSGSGKSTLMNTLGCLDRPTDGSYKLAGEEVVTMSADARARLRNDRIGFVFQNFNLLNRTSAVENVELPLMYSQQISPRQRRERAKDLLELVGLADRMGHHPSQLSGGQQQRVAIARALVNRPSIIMADEPTGNLDTRTSRDIINLFRKLNADEITIILVTHDQDVARNADRTIMLRDGLVVSDSRNSSHSASFTQSVRSDEGSEQSQGE from the coding sequence ATGGCTTTGATTGAACTAGCAGACGTTCGCAAGATTTATCAACTTGGTGAGGTCCAGGTGTCCGCGCTGGCTGGCGTGACGCTGGATATTGAATCGGGGGAGTACCTCTCGTTAATTGGTCCATCCGGTTCGGGGAAATCCACCTTGATGAATACGCTGGGCTGCCTCGATCGTCCCACGGATGGAAGCTATAAGTTGGCCGGTGAGGAAGTCGTGACGATGTCTGCGGATGCTCGAGCTCGACTGCGCAATGACCGCATTGGATTTGTGTTCCAGAATTTCAACCTTTTGAATCGGACCTCGGCAGTTGAAAATGTGGAATTGCCCCTGATGTATTCCCAGCAAATCAGCCCGCGTCAAAGGCGTGAACGCGCGAAAGATTTGCTGGAATTGGTTGGATTGGCAGATCGCATGGGGCACCACCCGAGTCAGCTTTCCGGTGGGCAGCAGCAGCGCGTGGCGATTGCTCGAGCTCTGGTTAATCGGCCTTCCATCATCATGGCCGATGAGCCCACTGGAAATCTGGACACACGGACAAGTCGAGACATTATTAACCTGTTTCGGAAGCTGAATGCCGATGAAATCACTATCATTCTCGTGACGCACGACCAAGATGTTGCCAGGAATGCGGACCGGACGATCATGTTGCGCGATGGTCTGGTGGTCAGTGATTCCCGTAACTCATCCCATTCCGCAAGCTTTACGCAATCAGTTAGATCGGATGAAGGGTCCGAGCAATCTCAAGGTGAATGA
- a CDS encoding ABC transporter permease — protein sequence MRAGLTILGVVIGIAAVTTMVSIGQSASSLVQGQFETLGTNVIVVFPEFERRSGVRQGRSISLTADDAKAISEECSNIAAASPVVGTAGQVIYGNTNWQPREMVGVGPQYLTVRNWQLQYGGFFTQRDISAAAKTCVIGQTLVARLFQTVNPIGETIRIRNIPFRIIGVLEAKGANIVGEDQDNVILMPYTTVRKRIQGSSFQDVNWIITSAKSAQVMLEATSEIEQLLMDRHRIAPEEKPDFGVQNTTEIANILGTVTSTLTLLLSSIAGISLLVGGVGIMNIMLVSVTERTREIGIRMAVGARSRDILRQFLVESVILSSIGGVIGLLLGVSASAGVTILINKWSEGSDWPIVISIPAALTAIVFAAFVGIFFGYYPARRASRLDPIDALRYE from the coding sequence ATGCGCGCTGGCCTCACCATTTTGGGCGTCGTGATTGGCATCGCAGCAGTCACCACCATGGTTTCAATCGGTCAAAGCGCCAGTTCGCTCGTTCAGGGACAGTTCGAGACTCTTGGCACGAACGTCATCGTCGTTTTTCCGGAATTTGAGCGACGATCCGGTGTGCGACAAGGCCGCTCCATTTCACTGACAGCTGACGACGCGAAGGCAATTTCGGAAGAATGCAGCAACATCGCTGCCGCTTCCCCCGTCGTCGGCACAGCTGGGCAAGTCATCTACGGCAACACGAATTGGCAGCCACGAGAAATGGTGGGGGTCGGACCGCAATACTTGACCGTCCGAAATTGGCAACTGCAGTACGGTGGATTCTTTACGCAACGAGACATCTCTGCCGCCGCCAAAACTTGCGTCATTGGCCAAACCCTGGTTGCTCGTTTGTTTCAAACCGTCAATCCGATTGGGGAGACAATTCGGATTCGCAACATCCCCTTTCGGATTATCGGCGTGCTGGAAGCAAAAGGCGCTAACATCGTTGGGGAGGATCAAGATAATGTGATCTTGATGCCGTACACCACGGTAAGAAAACGAATCCAGGGTTCCAGTTTCCAGGATGTAAACTGGATCATCACCTCGGCAAAATCAGCACAAGTGATGCTGGAAGCAACCTCTGAGATCGAGCAACTTCTGATGGATCGTCATCGAATTGCTCCTGAAGAAAAACCGGATTTCGGCGTGCAAAACACCACCGAAATCGCCAACATTCTCGGGACAGTCACGAGCACTCTGACCCTTTTACTCTCATCAATCGCGGGAATCTCGCTGTTGGTTGGAGGCGTCGGCATCATGAATATCATGTTGGTATCGGTCACGGAACGCACGCGAGAAATCGGTATTCGCATGGCAGTGGGCGCACGTTCTCGTGATATTTTGCGACAGTTCTTGGTCGAGTCGGTGATCCTGTCGTCTATCGGCGGAGTGATCGGTCTGCTCTTGGGCGTTTCAGCTTCCGCCGGCGTGACCATTTTGATCAATAAATGGTCGGAGGGCAGCGACTGGCCAATCGTGATTTCAATTCCCGCAGCCCTCACCGCCATTGTCTTTGCCGCATTTGTTGGGATCTTCTTCGGATACTATCCTGCCCGTCGCGCGAGTCGCCTAGATCCAATAGACGCATTGCGATACGAATAG
- a CDS encoding 1-acyl-sn-glycerol-3-phosphate acyltransferase: MQNIIIEKPYEFIPPHRGSGWPNFIQRFRLIDIYLRRSQGILSYEIRQGERLRASLNAGHGILLTPNHCRPADPIAMGWLARDVNTLVYGMASAHLFHQDRFTGWAIQKMGGFSVYREGMDRQAINTSVEILAKAERPLIIFPEGAVTRTNDKLSALLDGVAFIARSGAKKRKKIDPDGKVVIHPVAIKYLFKGDLEQVLGPVLAEIENRLSWRTRIAAPLFHRIQSVGFALLTLKELEYFGSPQVGTLTERLNGLINRLLHPLEMEWFNAEQEGPVIPRIKALRMKILPDLKQGDLSEDERIRRWNQLSDIYLSQQISSYPPDYLTAQPSVDRLLETVERYEEDLTDAVRVHSDLHAVLEVGEAIEVDTQRDRKAEVDPIMVNIEESLQEMLDRLATESRPYEQ, encoded by the coding sequence ATGCAAAATATTATCATCGAAAAACCTTACGAGTTTATACCGCCGCACCGCGGCTCGGGATGGCCGAATTTCATTCAGCGTTTTCGACTTATTGACATTTATCTTCGTCGCAGTCAGGGGATCTTGTCGTACGAAATTCGACAGGGGGAGCGTCTGCGAGCTTCGTTGAACGCTGGGCACGGTATCTTGCTGACCCCCAATCATTGCCGCCCCGCCGATCCGATTGCGATGGGCTGGTTGGCTCGAGACGTCAATACGCTTGTTTATGGAATGGCCAGCGCCCACTTGTTTCATCAGGATCGGTTTACGGGCTGGGCGATCCAAAAGATGGGGGGATTTAGTGTTTATCGTGAGGGGATGGACCGTCAGGCGATCAACACGTCGGTAGAAATACTTGCGAAGGCAGAACGTCCACTGATTATCTTTCCGGAAGGTGCCGTCACACGAACTAACGATAAGCTCAGCGCATTGCTCGATGGGGTGGCATTCATTGCCCGATCCGGCGCTAAAAAACGCAAAAAAATCGATCCTGATGGTAAAGTCGTGATCCATCCTGTTGCGATCAAATACCTGTTCAAAGGCGATCTGGAACAGGTACTTGGTCCTGTTTTGGCCGAGATCGAAAACCGACTCTCTTGGCGCACGCGAATTGCTGCCCCTTTATTTCACCGTATCCAATCCGTTGGATTCGCGCTGTTGACGCTCAAGGAGCTGGAATATTTTGGTTCTCCGCAAGTCGGGACGCTCACCGAACGATTGAACGGATTGATTAATCGGCTTTTGCACCCACTGGAAATGGAGTGGTTCAATGCAGAGCAGGAGGGGCCGGTGATTCCACGAATCAAGGCGTTGAGAATGAAGATCTTGCCGGATTTGAAGCAGGGTGATCTTTCGGAAGATGAACGCATTCGACGCTGGAATCAATTGTCTGACATTTACTTGTCGCAGCAGATATCTAGTTATCCACCGGATTACTTGACGGCTCAGCCGTCCGTCGATCGGCTGTTGGAAACGGTCGAAAGATATGAAGAGGATTTGACGGATGCCGTTCGCGTTCACAGTGATTTACATGCGGTGCTCGAGGTTGGCGAGGCGATCGAAGTGGACACTCAACGAGACCGTAAAGCGGAAGTCGATCCGATCATGGTCAATATTGAAGAATCGCTGCAGGAAATGCTTGATCGACTTGCTACCGAATCAAGGCCCTATGAGCAATAA
- a CDS encoding TolC family protein, with translation MSRCPRLSLLILLLLLANSVGRVGVAQKAIIGVLPESQHLEIRDPVKLPRAYLPPGEEPATVGENSPERTPEQISLDEAIRIALKNADVIRVLAGVVATNSGRTVFDPAIANTAVDRAQSRFDPTFDTRQDFLRNERPFAELAPLDPGRALFDATRNDLYDMTAGITKRSSTGAETSVRIDTDRSRISPVPGVLNPQSRPTLSMGALQPLLQGAGVDVNLVPVVLARIETDRSFFSLKDALQELVRGVISAYWQLVAARTNLWASQQQLTRSEFALRQADANLRVGRGDQAQASQSKLAYENFRAQLILTRAAVLDREAALRSILGLPPNSPNEFIPTTPPSTSRFDFDWPALVDLAEESRPDIIQLKLVLEADYQQLLQARNLAMPRLDASAIYRWNGLEGELVTTGEFVGSDFNQATDWRLGVDFSVPLGLRQGRANLRERQLLIARDRANLDQALLEVLQELAANLRDLESQYQQYEAFVRTRQAATENLRQQEAAYALRGELFVNLLLAISDWGNAVSNEAQAATQYNTDLATLERLSGTILEAHGIYFYEERYRSLGPLGILGPDRYYPQDMKPGPNRDRYLAGDRPSEESFDLQTPARVRDMRQRFRQRLKEREAERLKSPPPQPPAPEIERLPPTLDFPDTNSDD, from the coding sequence ATGTCCAGATGCCCCCGTCTTTCGCTGCTGATCCTTCTCCTTTTGCTTGCCAACTCGGTTGGCCGCGTGGGGGTTGCGCAAAAGGCGATCATTGGGGTCCTACCGGAGTCCCAGCATCTCGAGATCCGAGACCCTGTCAAATTGCCGAGGGCCTATCTGCCACCTGGCGAGGAGCCAGCCACTGTCGGAGAAAATTCTCCTGAGCGGACTCCCGAGCAGATTTCGCTCGATGAAGCGATACGAATCGCATTGAAAAACGCGGATGTCATTCGCGTGCTCGCTGGCGTTGTGGCGACCAACAGTGGGCGGACTGTGTTCGATCCGGCGATTGCCAACACGGCAGTCGATCGGGCGCAAAGCCGATTCGACCCAACTTTTGATACGCGACAAGATTTTCTCCGCAACGAGAGGCCATTTGCGGAGCTCGCCCCGCTCGATCCGGGACGCGCTTTGTTTGATGCGACGCGGAATGATTTGTACGACATGACAGCAGGCATTACCAAGCGATCGTCAACGGGGGCTGAGACCAGCGTACGGATCGATACGGATCGTTCTCGCATCTCTCCTGTACCGGGAGTTCTCAACCCGCAGTCGCGTCCCACGTTGTCGATGGGGGCTCTCCAACCGTTGTTGCAGGGTGCCGGAGTCGATGTCAATCTTGTGCCGGTAGTGTTAGCTCGCATTGAAACCGATCGATCGTTTTTTAGTCTCAAAGACGCGCTGCAGGAACTCGTGCGGGGCGTGATTAGTGCCTACTGGCAACTGGTGGCCGCTCGGACCAATTTGTGGGCTTCCCAACAACAGCTGACACGGTCTGAATTTGCTCTGCGGCAAGCGGATGCCAATCTGCGAGTGGGCCGAGGGGATCAAGCACAGGCGTCGCAATCAAAGCTCGCCTATGAGAACTTTAGGGCTCAACTGATCTTAACTCGTGCAGCCGTGCTTGATCGAGAAGCCGCCCTCCGTTCGATTTTGGGACTTCCTCCCAATAGTCCTAACGAATTCATACCGACTACTCCGCCGTCGACAAGCAGGTTTGACTTTGATTGGCCGGCGCTTGTCGATCTGGCAGAGGAAAGTCGCCCCGATATTATTCAATTGAAGTTAGTCTTGGAGGCGGACTATCAGCAACTACTCCAAGCTCGTAATTTGGCGATGCCGCGACTTGATGCGTCTGCGATCTACCGGTGGAACGGTCTTGAGGGCGAACTCGTGACCACTGGCGAATTTGTCGGATCCGATTTCAATCAAGCGACGGACTGGCGTCTGGGGGTGGATTTTTCCGTTCCGCTCGGTCTGCGACAGGGCAGAGCCAACCTGCGTGAACGGCAATTACTGATTGCTCGGGATCGAGCCAATCTCGATCAAGCCTTGTTGGAAGTGTTGCAGGAACTTGCGGCGAATCTTCGAGATCTCGAATCTCAATACCAGCAGTACGAAGCTTTCGTTCGAACTCGGCAAGCGGCGACTGAGAATCTTCGACAGCAAGAGGCAGCTTACGCTTTACGGGGCGAACTCTTCGTGAATTTGTTATTGGCGATTTCGGATTGGGGGAACGCGGTCAGCAACGAAGCCCAAGCAGCAACTCAGTACAATACCGACTTGGCGACTTTGGAGAGGCTTTCCGGTACCATTTTGGAAGCGCACGGCATCTATTTTTATGAAGAGCGCTACCGTTCGCTCGGCCCTTTAGGCATCCTTGGCCCAGACCGTTATTATCCCCAAGATATGAAACCAGGGCCGAATAGAGATCGTTATTTGGCTGGGGATAGGCCGTCGGAGGAGTCGTTTGACCTGCAAACTCCGGCACGTGTACGAGATATGCGTCAACGTTTTCGTCAGCGTTTAAAAGAGCGCGAGGCAGAGCGTCTCAAATCGCCGCCTCCGCAGCCACCTGCGCCCGAGATCGAACGCTTACCGCCAACGTTGGATTTTCCTGATACGAATAGCGACGACTAA
- the xerD gene encoding site-specific tyrosine recombinase XerD, whose product MPPRKLIKPLKRRETAARGTQWIDSFIHYLRNECHLSDNTVMAYGRDLKAFESWRNGKSVRQLTIDDLSDYAEWLHRRDLAPASISRNLVAIKVFFRYLQLEGVLQDNVAELLGAQKLWQRVPEVLSPTQVDRFLRAPRKLDKYWRRDRAILELLYATGCRASELSHLTLEDLHLDERFCLCRGKGDKQRLVPLGERAVDVVRDYLNSERPQLTEMAPPANWVIVSRRGRRLRREAIWEIVKKYAMRVGASPSVSPHTMRHSFATHLLAGGADLRQVQELLGHANITTTQIYTHVDASRLKRVHRQFHPRA is encoded by the coding sequence ATGCCTCCCCGAAAGCTAATCAAGCCATTGAAGCGTCGCGAAACGGCTGCTAGAGGGACACAATGGATCGATTCTTTCATTCATTATTTGCGGAACGAGTGCCATTTATCCGACAATACAGTCATGGCTTACGGCCGTGATCTGAAAGCGTTTGAAAGCTGGCGAAACGGCAAATCAGTCCGTCAATTAACGATCGATGATCTGTCCGATTACGCGGAATGGCTCCACCGGCGCGACCTGGCTCCCGCGAGCATTTCTCGTAATTTGGTCGCAATCAAGGTCTTCTTTCGCTACTTGCAATTGGAAGGAGTCCTGCAGGACAATGTGGCCGAATTGCTCGGGGCCCAAAAATTATGGCAGCGAGTACCTGAAGTCTTATCGCCGACTCAAGTCGATCGATTCTTAAGAGCCCCCCGCAAACTGGACAAATACTGGAGACGTGACCGAGCCATTCTGGAACTCCTGTACGCGACCGGCTGTCGGGCGTCTGAACTCTCTCATCTTACATTGGAAGATCTGCATCTTGATGAACGTTTTTGTCTCTGCCGAGGCAAGGGTGATAAACAGAGGCTGGTCCCGTTGGGCGAACGAGCCGTCGATGTGGTACGAGACTACTTAAACTCCGAACGACCTCAATTAACCGAAATGGCACCGCCTGCGAATTGGGTCATTGTGTCAAGACGAGGCCGACGATTGCGCCGTGAAGCCATTTGGGAAATCGTCAAAAAGTATGCCATGCGAGTGGGAGCGTCACCTAGCGTGAGCCCCCACACAATGAGGCACAGCTTTGCGACACATCTGCTGGCAGGCGGCGCCGACTTGCGTCAAGTTCAAGAGTTATTGGGCCACGCGAACATTACGACGACACAAATCTATACGCATGTTGATGCCTCGAGATTGAAACGAGTGCATCGTCAGTTCCACCCTCGTGCCTAA